TCACACACTTAACACCCGGCCCGAGCTTCAAAATAAAACCGAATCCGAAGACGGAGATAATATACGTAGAGCCAACTTACGTGACAGATATGGCGCACATTCATGGTCAGGAATCGGCTAAGCGCGGGCTCGAGATAGCCGCAGCCGGTGGCCACAACATCATCATGAGCGGTCCACCTGGGACAGGCAAGACGATGCTCGCCAAGGCTTTCGTTGGTATCCTCCCGCCACTCTTATTCGACGACGCGCTCGAAGTGACTGGTATATATTCTGTCGCGGGGCAATTGGATGAAGAATTAATGACCCATCCGCCTCTGCGCTCACCGCATCATACATCATCATATGTGTCCCTCGTCGGTGGCGGGACATTCCCCAAGCCGGGGGAGATTACGTTGGCTCATCGCGGAGTATTATTCCTTGATGAATTCCCCGAATTTGAAACTAGAGTTATCGAAGCATTACGTCAACCATTAGAAGACAGGGTCATTCACGTCTCGCGCATCAAAGGCACCGTCAAATTCCCGGCAAGCTTCATTCTTGTCGCGGCTATGAACCCATGCCCCTGCGGTAATAAGGGCTCGAAGAAGAAAGAATGTATCTGCAACCAGTCTATGCTAATGAAATATTCTCGCAAAATATCCGGCCCCATAATTGACCGCATCGATTTATATTTAGAAGTTCCGCAGATAGAACATGCTAAACTCGCCGACACCGGCTATCACGGCGAGTCATCTAAGACGGTGCAAGCACGCGTAAAGAAGGCGAGAGAAAAGGCGCTCACGCGATTTAAGAATGCCGGGGTAAATATAAATA
Above is a window of Candidatus Paceibacterota bacterium DNA encoding:
- a CDS encoding YifB family Mg chelatase-like AAA ATPase, which gives rise to MLAKVHSAQVTGLRADIIDIEVDISKSLKSFTIVGLPDKAVEEAKDRISAAIKNSGYPSPHKGNKKTVVSLAPADIKKEGPIFDLGIALGHMKASKTIEFDARDKIFVGELSLNGDLRPVKGILMIARKAKEEKFKELYVPADNAKEAALIEGINVYGCKNLKQIVTHLTPGPSFKIKPNPKTEIIYVEPTYVTDMAHIHGQESAKRGLEIAAAGGHNIIMSGPPGTGKTMLAKAFVGILPPLLFDDALEVTGIYSVAGQLDEELMTHPPLRSPHHTSSYVSLVGGGTFPKPGEITLAHRGVLFLDEFPEFETRVIEALRQPLEDRVIHVSRIKGTVKFPASFILVAAMNPCPCGNKGSKKKECICNQSMLMKYSRKISGPIIDRIDLYLEVPQIEHAKLADTGYHGESSKTVQARVKKAREKALTRFKNAGVNINMNSEMSGEQLKKLVPLTKECSQILISSAERLNLSARAYHRVIKLARTIADLADAESVAENHILEALQYRPKVA